From a single Fusobacterium ulcerans ATCC 49185 genomic region:
- the dnaN gene encoding DNA polymerase III subunit beta, which yields MIVKLKRQDFLKRLKIVEKAINENKIKPIISCAYIETRGENLFFCGTNLETTITTEMRCEEIAEEGKIVFQHQLVDEYLREIKDEIVTLSVRDNNLFIESSDSSSEFSLMEAEDFPKILVEADFFQRQEEFKMNSVELADIFEKVKFAASSSSDNLSINCVRLESEENNLKFITTDTYRLVFLEKELEKVNDKLGVSIPLNTVEALAKLLRSIEETEIKFYFYNKQVYFKLEDTLIISRVIDLAFPNYKGILGNDTYNKTLIINSEKFLKVLRRIIIFVRNNAESKYGATFELEGKDLKVNGVNDIAKINEQLEVEYEGDRIKISLNAKFLSDFIQNLNKESNIMLNFISSNSSVKIKKENDNNYLYIVMPLALKD from the coding sequence GTGATTGTAAAATTAAAAAGACAAGATTTTTTAAAAAGATTAAAAATAGTTGAAAAAGCTATAAACGAGAATAAAATAAAACCTATAATTTCTTGTGCTTACATAGAAACAAGAGGAGAAAATCTATTTTTTTGCGGAACTAATCTTGAAACTACTATTACAACTGAAATGAGATGTGAAGAGATAGCAGAAGAGGGAAAAATAGTATTCCAACATCAATTGGTAGATGAGTATTTAAGAGAAATAAAAGATGAAATTGTGACTTTAAGTGTAAGAGATAATAATCTTTTCATAGAGAGTTCTGATTCTTCTTCTGAATTTTCTCTTATGGAAGCAGAAGATTTTCCTAAAATACTTGTCGAAGCTGATTTCTTTCAAAGACAGGAAGAGTTTAAAATGAACAGTGTAGAATTGGCGGATATATTTGAAAAAGTAAAATTTGCTGCTTCTAGTTCAAGTGATAATCTTTCTATAAATTGTGTAAGATTAGAAAGTGAAGAAAATAATTTGAAATTTATAACCACTGATACTTACAGACTTGTTTTTTTAGAAAAAGAGTTAGAAAAAGTAAATGACAAACTTGGAGTAAGTATACCTTTAAATACAGTTGAAGCTTTAGCTAAACTTTTGAGAAGCATAGAAGAAACAGAAATAAAATTCTATTTTTATAATAAGCAGGTATATTTTAAACTAGAAGATACCCTTATAATAAGTAGAGTTATTGATTTAGCATTTCCTAACTATAAAGGAATATTAGGAAATGATACTTATAATAAAACTCTTATTATAAATAGTGAAAAATTTTTAAAAGTTCTCAGAAGAATAATAATATTTGTAAGAAATAATGCAGAATCAAAATATGGAGCAACATTTGAACTGGAAGGAAAAGATCTTAAAGTAAATGGAGTAAATGATATTGCAAAGATAAATGAACAGTTGGAAGTAGAATATGAAGGAGATAGGATAAAAATTTCTCTTAATGCTAAATTTCTGTCTGATTTTATCCAAAACTTGAATAAAGAAAGTAATATTATGCTTAATTTCATCAGTTCAAATAGTTCAGTTAAAATAAAAAAAGAAAATGATAATAATTATCTTTACATAGTAATGCCATTGGCATTAAAAGATTAA